The nucleotide window TTCTGGACTACACCTTGAATCGGATTACACTTTTCGCGTTGGTATTTGTGACCGGAATTGTGGTGGACGACTCCATCATTATTGCTGAAAATATGCACCGACACTTTAAGATGAAGAAATTGCCTTTTATACAGGCGGCTATTCGCTCAATTGATGAGGTGGGAAACCCAACTATTTTAGCCACATTTACAGTAATTGCTGCGGTTTTGCCAATGGTTTTTGTTTCAGGATTGATGGGTCCTTACATGAGCCCAATGCCCATCGGAGCATCCATTGCCATGATTTTCTCCTTGCTGGTTGCGTTGACAATCACTCCATTTTTAGCATATCGGTTACTTCGTTTTAACGGAAAGGAAGATGACAATAAAAAGGAATTCAGGCTCGAAGATTCGCTCATCTATCGTATGTATAGCAAAACCATGAAACCCATGTTGAACTCAGGTTTTAAACGCTGGGGATTTATCATTGGGGTGACTGTGCTGTTGCTGGGATCAATGACTTTAGTGTATTTCAAAATGGTGACAGTAAAAATGCTTCCTTTTGATAATAAAAACGAGTTTCAGGTAATTATTGACATGCCCGAAGGGACCACACTTGAGCGCACGGCTGCTGTTTCTAAAGAATTGGCAGCCTACATCGCACAGCAAGAAGATGTGGTAGACTACCAAACTTATGTGGGAACAGCTTCTCCCATGAACTTTAATGGTTTGGTTCGCCACTACGATTTACGCAGTGGTTCAAACGTTGCCGATATTCAAGTCAATCTCACTGATAAAGGAGACCGCGATTTGCAGAGTCATGATATTGCAAAGGTCATGCGACCAGAACTTCAAAAGCTGGCGAAGAAGTTCAATGCCAATGTGAAAGTTGTTGAGGTACCACCGGGGCCTCCTGTCATGTCAACATTGGTTGCTGAAGTGTACGGACCCGATTATGAAACTCAAATGGATGTCGCCAGCCAAGTGAAAGACTTATTTGCTCAAACAGCCGATGTCGTAGATATCGATTGGCACATGGAGAGCGATCAGGAAGAGTATAAATTCAATGTACTAAAAGAAAAGGCCGCTTTGATGGGGCTGTCAACTCAGCAAGTGGTTCATAGTTTACAAGTGGCTTTAGGTGGTCATGAGGTGACACAGCTTTATCAGGAAAAGGAGCATGAGCAAATTGGTATTGTCCTTCGTTTTAAAGAAAATGAGCGTTCTAATATTGAGGATCTGAAAAAGATCAATATCATGAGTCAAACCGGGAAAATGACTGCTCTGGGCGATGTGGTTGAAGTTGAGAAAGGGATACAGGATAAAAGCATCTACCGCAAAAATCAGAAACGGGTGGTTTATGTAACGGCCGATATTGCCGGAGAATTGGAAAGCCCGGTGTATGGAATTCTGAACATGTCTGATCATTTAAACCAGATTCAACTGCCGGAAGGTTATACGTTGAATGAAGAGTTCACGCAGCAACCTTTTACACAAGACGACTATAGCCTGAAGTGGGATGGTGAGTGGCAAATTACTTACGAAGTATTCCGCGATTTGGGTACTGCCTTTGCCGTGGTGCTTTTAGTTATTTACATGCTGATCATCGGCTGGTTCCAGAACTTTAAAGTACCTTTTGTGATGATGGTGGCGATACCACTTTCCTTGGTTGGAATACTGATTGGCCATTGGATGATGGGCGCTTTCTTTACTGCAACATCCATGATTGGTGCGATTGCCTTAGCAGGAATTATGGTTCGAAACTCCATCTTACTAATTGACTTTATCAACCTCCGACTTAATGATGGCATTCCGCTAAAAGAAGCAGTGCTTGAGGCGGGGGCAGTACGAACAACGCCAATTCTGCTAACTGCTGGAACGGTTGTGATTGGAGCTGTTGTTATTTTATTCGACCCGATCTTTCAGGGACTTGCCATTTCGTTGATGGGTGGAACTATCGCTTCGACCGTGCTAACACTGGTAATTGTTCCGTTGATTTATTACATGACGGAGAAGAAGAAATATCCGGTGGAGGAAGAAGTGCTTGTTGTCGAATCAGATGAAGAAATTTCTAACGAACCAATAAAATAAACAAATATGATGAAATTTGTAATTATTCAATGCGCAAAGGCCTACCATCATGAGTTGCAGCAGATTTTTAAGTCGATAAAGATCAGTGCTTATAGCGAGATGGATGTGGAAGGTTTTATGGAGCAAGCTGATGGAAATACTGATTTTGCGAACTGGTTTGGCTCCCGAAAAAATCCATATAACTACATGGTTTCGTTTACATTTTTAGCCGAAGACAAAGCGAATAAGCTTTTGGAACGGATTGATAAATTTAATCATAGTATTGACGCAATGAGCCCGATGAATGCATACATCGTTGGGGTGGAAAAGTTTGTGTAATTTTTTAAAATATAACGGATATGAAAGAAAGAATAGTACGGGCTGTTGCCGGGTTTATGGTTTCGGTGAGCGTAATTTTGGCCACTACTGTTGACAATAATTGGCTAATTTTAGCGGCTTTTGTGGGGCTAAACCTGTTTCAGTCGTCGTTTACCAAATTTTGCCCGCTGGAAATGATCTTGAAAAAAGCGGGGGTTGAATAGTAAAGAAAAGTCGGGAGTTTTCAATTCCCGACTTTTTAATTTCTTGTTAATTGCTATTTTGCTAATATACGATCAAGCACGTTTTCTCAACAGATCAGAATCTACAGCACTTCGTTTAATGGGCCTCCATCCAATTGACACCTGCATTCATTTCGACGGTTAGCGGAAGGCCAATCTCAACAGCATGTTCCATTTGTTGTTTGACAATTTCTTTTACCTGGTCCAGTTCATTTTTAGGTACGTCGAAGTTCAATTCATCATGTACCTGTAAAATCATTTTAGCTTGTAATTTTTGTTCGTTCAGCGTGTTCCAGATATTGATCATGGCCAGCTTGATGATGTCGGCAGCTGATCCCTGGATGGGAGCGTTGATGGCATTTCGCTCCGCAACACCCCGAACCACCGCATTGGCCGAATTAATATCTTTCAAATATCGGCGGCGACCTTTAATCGTTTCCACATATCCGTGATCGCGAGCTAAATTAATACTTTCATCCATAAACTCTTTTACGCGGCTGAAGTTTTTAAAATAGCCATCGATTAACTCCTTAGCTTCGGTGCGCGAAATGTTCAGACGTTCAGACAAACCAAAAGCTGAGATTCCGTAGATGATTCCAAAGTTGGCCGTTTTGGCTTTTCGGCGCATGTCGGAAGTCACTTCATCCAAAGCAACTTTATAGATTTTTGAAGCTGTTGTTGAGTGAACATCCTGTTTGTTATTAAAAGCCTCAAGCAGATTTTCATCTTTACTCAATGCAGCCATAATGCGCAATTCAATTTGCGAATAGTCGGCCGACAAAAACACATGATTTTCATCTGAAGCAGTAAACGCTTTTCTAAGTTCACGACCTTCTTCGTCCCGAATCGGGATGTTTTGTAAGTTCGGATTAGTGGAGCTCAATCGCCCTGTTGCAGCAATGGCCTGGTTGTAGCTGGTATGAATCTTTCCTGTACGGGTATTTACCAATTGTGGTAAGGCTTCAACGTAGGTTGATAGCAGTTTTTTCAATCCACGAAATTCCAATATCTTAGGAACAATTGGGTGTTTATCAACCAATTTACTCAGCACATCTTCGGCGGTGGAATATTGCTTGGTCTTCGTTTTTCTGGCCTTGTTAACGATGTTTAGTTTTTCAAATAGAATGGGGCCCAGTTGTTTTGGCGACGAGACATTAAAATCTTCGCCTGCCAAATCTTTAATGTCTTTTTCTAGGGTGCTTAACTGTTCGCGAAGCTTGTCTGCAAAAATATCTAATTCATTGGTGTTGAGTGTTACACCGGCCATTTCCATGTCGGCTAAAACAGGAATTAGTGGCATTTCAATTTTTTCAAACACCGAACGAACGCCGGTTTTATCCAACTCAGGATCAATGGCTAGTTTTAGTTGCAGGGTCAGATCCGCATCTTCGCAGGCATAATCCTTCAACTTTTCAATCGGAACTTGTCGCATGCTTTGCTGCTTTTTGCCTTTTTTGCCAATCAGCTCTTCGGTTTCTACTTTTTGGTATCCCAGATAAGTTTCGCACAGGTAATCGAGGTTGTGGCGCAATTCGGGTTGAATAAGATAATGCGCAATCATGGTGTCGTAAATCGGGCCTTTTACTTCAACATTGTAATGCTTCAACATCAAGATATCATACTTGATGTTTTGTC belongs to uncultured Sunxiuqinia sp. and includes:
- a CDS encoding efflux RND transporter permease subunit, which translates into the protein MKTGFAGGIAKLFINSKLTPLLMIAFLAIGIYSSYLTPREEEPQIDVPIADIFFRYPGASPKEIESRVMQPLEKVVANIPGVEYVYSTSMPGQAMLIVQFYVGEDVERSLVKMYNEIMKHMDQMPKGTSLPLVKTRSIDDVPVLGLTFWSENYSDYELRRIAQEVNNEIEQVNDVSETKVIGGRSRQIRVVLNNEQMAGFHVDALSIAQKIQLANEQFNAGSFNNNDNEYLVEAGQFLKTSDDVANLVVGIHNGSPVYLKQVAEILDGPQEPIQYVNFGYGKINEQKDNFQGEYPAVTISVAKRRGADAMKVSDQILEKISHLEQNLIPSDVHVDVTRNYGETASHKVSELLMHLMGAIIAVTFVVMLAMGWRGGLVVFLSVPITFALTMFSYYFLDYTLNRITLFALVFVTGIVVDDSIIIAENMHRHFKMKKLPFIQAAIRSIDEVGNPTILATFTVIAAVLPMVFVSGLMGPYMSPMPIGASIAMIFSLLVALTITPFLAYRLLRFNGKEDDNKKEFRLEDSLIYRMYSKTMKPMLNSGFKRWGFIIGVTVLLLGSMTLVYFKMVTVKMLPFDNKNEFQVIIDMPEGTTLERTAAVSKELAAYIAQQEDVVDYQTYVGTASPMNFNGLVRHYDLRSGSNVADIQVNLTDKGDRDLQSHDIAKVMRPELQKLAKKFNANVKVVEVPPGPPVMSTLVAEVYGPDYETQMDVASQVKDLFAQTADVVDIDWHMESDQEEYKFNVLKEKAALMGLSTQQVVHSLQVALGGHEVTQLYQEKEHEQIGIVLRFKENERSNIEDLKKINIMSQTGKMTALGDVVEVEKGIQDKSIYRKNQKRVVYVTADIAGELESPVYGILNMSDHLNQIQLPEGYTLNEEFTQQPFTQDDYSLKWDGEWQITYEVFRDLGTAFAVVLLVIYMLIIGWFQNFKVPFVMMVAIPLSLVGILIGHWMMGAFFTATSMIGAIALAGIMVRNSILLIDFINLRLNDGIPLKEAVLEAGAVRTTPILLTAGTVVIGAVVILFDPIFQGLAISLMGGTIASTVLTLVIVPLIYYMTEKKKYPVEEEVLVVESDEEISNEPIK
- a CDS encoding DUF2892 domain-containing protein — its product is MKERIVRAVAGFMVSVSVILATTVDNNWLILAAFVGLNLFQSSFTKFCPLEMILKKAGVE
- the polA gene encoding DNA polymerase I, yielding MPEQNDNNHRLFLLDAYALIYRSYFAFIKNPRFNSKGLNTSTMMGFVNSLEMLLNKENPTHIAVVFDVHAPTFRHEMYTEYKGTRDEMPEDIRTAIPWVRKIIEAYNIPILEKEGFEADDVIGTLAKRAEKQGYKTYMMTPDKDYAQLVSENIFMYKPGRAGNDVEVWGVEEVKKKFEIERPEQVIDILGLMGDSSDNIPGCPGIGPKTAMKLISSYHSIDGIYEHIEELKGKQKENLVNFEEQVRLSRKLVEIIQDVPVVFDEKTLTKDEANIEELRNIYNELEFKTLAQKLDAPKQKADPSFEQGTLFGGSEGSEQVVRKDLVNLENTPHNYFLVENAMQRASLRAELSVQEEFCFDTETTGLDTHTAELACLSFAFKKGEAYCVTLPTKREEAQKIVEEFHLIFEDENVRKIGQNIKYDILMLKHYNVEVKGPIYDTMIAHYLIQPELRHNLDYLCETYLGYQKVETEELIGKKGKKQQSMRQVPIEKLKDYACEDADLTLQLKLAIDPELDKTGVRSVFEKIEMPLIPVLADMEMAGVTLNTNELDIFADKLREQLSTLEKDIKDLAGEDFNVSSPKQLGPILFEKLNIVNKARKTKTKQYSTAEDVLSKLVDKHPIVPKILEFRGLKKLLSTYVEALPQLVNTRTGKIHTSYNQAIAATGRLSSTNPNLQNIPIRDEEGRELRKAFTASDENHVFLSADYSQIELRIMAALSKDENLLEAFNNKQDVHSTTASKIYKVALDEVTSDMRRKAKTANFGIIYGISAFGLSERLNISRTEAKELIDGYFKNFSRVKEFMDESINLARDHGYVETIKGRRRYLKDINSANAVVRGVAERNAINAPIQGSAADIIKLAMINIWNTLNEQKLQAKMILQVHDELNFDVPKNELDQVKEIVKQQMEHAVEIGLPLTVEMNAGVNWMEAH